The proteins below come from a single Natranaerofaba carboxydovora genomic window:
- a CDS encoding bifunctional aconitate hydratase 2/2-methylisocitrate dehydratase, which yields MNNELKNFLENYRKKALSRFEAFKLPPRPLNENEVNIIINALTEPNLDKKEFTIFETERIDKLLIRLLKEEVRRGTFPETYTKAKGLSKIITGEIKTDYINKKNALQILGNMKGGPATAELINLLEKEIFPEEIKNILKYTVLVNKKDFDKLTKITKNPNLNVSGLAHEIIKSWAKGEFAEYWNINDIYHGKAVKIGDNITTDNLSPSNRAHTRTDHPLHALYIMEGREDEADLWKRVNKINKEKESKENTILVAGKALGEGSSRKSATYSILQLIGTPIKEEPENKSGGIVIAKSFAPIFENSLVASGILPVKCNTDKIKEGDCLKLNIEEKTLSINEKEKLSVELPIQYKLNKISAGGMIYFEAGLNLQKWAKGWCDNENINVVPQKNIFKTSKLTSANTKESKPPQTLAQKITTMNRLDGKDYIHPGDTAPIKVRGVFSQDTTGPMTIEEYQKMAGEDFGTEFVVQSLCHTGECPSSEERDRHKFLTDFFKNRGGVSLAPGEGIIHTIGNRFVLPTDVIVGGDSHTRTPHGLSYPASSDIVAGAMKHGKIDLTMDKSVRVIFQGRPQEGITARDLVSTLVLYAKETGNPDIYNGRIIEMEGVSFLNSDERYILTNAAAERNASAATIPPDEVTLETIKNNLDYLKKRPDSESSISVKNNIEAIEKFLKNPLIPSADQNAEYEATIEIPLDEIKEPLVSRPHHPDNISRLSEVAGTKIDEVFIGSCVGGDIEGIRTAAKILKNKHISQRVHFVISPAALDIYNTLAEDGSLADLTKAGAIVIMPGCGLCMGNKRRIGSGSTAFTTTTRNYRSRIGPPDSKTYLGSANVAAITALLGEIPSKEEYFDYI from the coding sequence ATGAACAACGAGTTAAAAAATTTTCTAGAAAACTATAGAAAAAAGGCTCTCTCACGCTTCGAAGCATTCAAACTACCACCACGGCCGCTAAATGAGAATGAAGTAAATATCATAATTAACGCCCTAACAGAACCGAATCTAGACAAAAAAGAATTTACCATCTTTGAAACTGAAAGAATAGACAAATTACTAATTAGACTATTGAAAGAAGAAGTACGCCGGGGAACTTTCCCTGAAACATATACTAAGGCCAAAGGACTTTCTAAAATTATCACAGGAGAAATTAAAACTGATTACATTAATAAAAAGAATGCACTGCAAATCCTTGGTAACATGAAAGGCGGCCCTGCCACAGCTGAACTTATAAATCTTTTAGAAAAAGAAATTTTCCCGGAAGAGATAAAAAATATTTTGAAATACACCGTATTAGTTAATAAAAAGGATTTTGATAAATTAACTAAAATCACAAAGAACCCTAACCTGAACGTGAGTGGCCTAGCTCATGAAATCATAAAAAGTTGGGCCAAGGGAGAGTTCGCAGAATACTGGAATATAAATGATATTTACCACGGAAAAGCAGTAAAAATCGGCGACAATATTACTACCGACAACCTAAGCCCGTCTAACAGGGCACATACAAGGACAGACCACCCCCTTCACGCTCTTTATATAATGGAGGGAAGGGAAGATGAAGCTGATCTCTGGAAGAGAGTAAATAAAATAAACAAAGAAAAAGAATCAAAGGAGAACACAATCCTTGTTGCAGGCAAGGCCCTTGGCGAAGGCTCATCACGAAAGTCAGCTACTTATTCCATCTTGCAGTTAATAGGAACTCCCATAAAAGAAGAACCAGAAAACAAATCCGGCGGCATCGTCATAGCAAAAAGCTTCGCTCCAATATTTGAAAATTCTCTAGTGGCCTCTGGGATTTTGCCCGTCAAATGTAATACAGACAAAATTAAAGAAGGCGACTGTCTAAAATTAAACATAGAAGAAAAAACGCTATCAATAAACGAAAAAGAAAAGCTTTCAGTCGAACTTCCCATTCAATACAAACTCAATAAAATAAGTGCCGGTGGAATGATATATTTTGAAGCAGGATTAAATCTTCAAAAATGGGCTAAAGGCTGGTGCGATAACGAAAATATCAATGTTGTCCCACAAAAAAACATCTTTAAAACCAGTAAATTGACCTCTGCTAATACTAAAGAATCAAAACCACCGCAGACACTAGCCCAAAAAATTACGACCATGAATAGATTAGACGGCAAGGATTATATACACCCAGGCGATACTGCTCCTATCAAAGTAAGAGGAGTTTTCTCTCAAGATACGACAGGACCAATGACAATTGAAGAATATCAAAAAATGGCAGGGGAGGATTTTGGAACAGAATTTGTTGTTCAATCATTATGTCACACCGGGGAGTGCCCATCTAGCGAAGAAAGAGATAGACATAAGTTTCTGACAGACTTTTTCAAAAATCGCGGCGGCGTCTCCTTAGCACCTGGCGAAGGTATAATCCATACTATAGGTAACCGCTTTGTACTTCCAACAGATGTAATTGTAGGCGGAGACTCCCATACCAGGACTCCCCACGGCCTTTCTTATCCAGCATCATCCGATATTGTAGCAGGCGCTATGAAACACGGCAAAATAGATTTAACCATGGACAAATCCGTCAGGGTTATTTTCCAGGGACGCCCACAAGAAGGTATTACCGCACGAGACCTTGTATCAACACTAGTGCTATACGCCAAAGAAACTGGAAATCCGGATATTTATAACGGCAGGATAATTGAAATGGAAGGGGTCAGTTTTCTAAATAGTGATGAACGTTATATCCTTACAAATGCCGCAGCAGAAAGAAACGCTTCTGCAGCCACAATACCTCCAGACGAAGTAACGCTAGAAACCATAAAAAATAATCTGGATTATCTAAAAAAACGCCCCGATAGCGAAAGCTCTATCTCAGTTAAAAATAATATAGAAGCTATAGAAAAATTCCTTAAAAATCCTTTAATTCCTTCTGCTGACCAGAATGCAGAATATGAAGCCACTATCGAAATCCCTTTAGATGAAATAAAAGAGCCACTAGTATCCAGGCCTCACCACCCAGACAACATAAGCCGCTTAAGTGAAGTTGCAGGAACCAAAATAGACGAAGTTTTTATAGGAAGCTGTGTGGGCGGTGATATTGAAGGGATTAGAACAGCAGCCAAGATACTAAAAAACAAACATATCTCTCAAAGAGTGCATTTTGTTATATCTCCTGCAGCTCTAGACATTTATAACACTCTAGCAGAAGATGGTAGTCTTGCAGATCTTACAAAAGCAGGGGCAATTGTAATCATGCCCGGCTGCGGCCTCTGTATGGGAAACAAACGCAGAATTGGCTCAGGGTCTACTGCCTTTACTACTACAACTAGAAATTACAGATCAAGAATAGGTCCACCCGATTCCAAAACCTACTTGGGAAGTGCTAATGTTGCAGCTATAACAGCACTGCTTGGAGAGATACCTTCTAAAGAAGAATATTTCGATTATATATAA